The following are from one region of the Myxococcota bacterium genome:
- a CDS encoding fused MFS/spermidine synthase: MWRSWLIHGLFFVSGASGLIYEVVWVREFGVLFGSTVYSAALVTALYMSGLGVGGYLAGRWADRRFRTAPTAPLRSYAHFEFAIAGWALLLIPALPWVAQWSAGVASYEPDASGWYVLASSGSLARYGAAALLLAPISLLLGGTLTLLIRFLVGQDVAGVGGHVGRLYAVNTAGAALGCLSTDTWLVPVLGLSWTQGVAVGGNLFAAFGALWLARSLAGTPLPRPATSLPGDPPRLGGLAGVVALSGFLAMAMQIVWFRHLISIYGASREVFSILLTAILCGIWVGSWLGGEAARRWRRPGAIYAICVAGFVATTLVALGWASVGSGSDFSAEVAGAKPSWWTVYGVMITDVGWSVVIPAAFSGAVFPVANALAQRDAGRVGAHAGLLYLCNTLGGVAGSLLAGFVLLPSWGVQGTTTVVVVTALAALVLLGATTRRSGGLGVVGAAGVGVGIALVAWSTLPADHLLLRSLPERLRQDAQQILAAREGVNETIAVTERDGYWLELVTNGYNMSATTVAAQRYMRAFSHLPALVGDVRTAMVMCFGVGNTTHALLLHEGVERVDVVDLSRDVLEHARYFAPVNGEPLADPRVRVHVNDARHHLRMAAPDTYDLVTGEPPPLRHAGIVNLYTHEFFILARRALREGGMLSYWLPIAQLDEAVAVAIAAAFVDVFPESVLVAGHGQHLLLLGRKDQPIVLDPERVATALAEQPRVREDLRAISLATPGELFGALLADGEGLRRATDGATPLRDDHPILEYGHREFGDGVARDPLFPVPEVAAWCPGCASLPERDQQEIRGHREILRRFFLRGAFLGNPRRFGNDPLTPDALRALTQSFYLQNLLARAPAAQRRARTELRHGRADAARADLEGLLVSQPGRHLARVDLAASWLALGEPEKARRELAWVLERVPDHTAALGLWHQAGFAPISAGASSILRP, from the coding sequence ATGTGGCGAAGCTGGCTGATTCATGGGTTGTTCTTCGTCTCCGGGGCCAGCGGACTGATCTACGAGGTGGTTTGGGTCCGCGAGTTCGGCGTGCTCTTCGGCAGCACGGTGTACTCGGCAGCGTTGGTGACCGCGCTCTACATGTCCGGTCTCGGTGTCGGCGGGTACCTGGCAGGCCGCTGGGCGGATCGCCGCTTCCGCACGGCGCCCACGGCTCCGCTTCGCTCCTACGCGCATTTCGAGTTCGCCATCGCGGGCTGGGCGCTCCTGTTGATTCCTGCGCTGCCCTGGGTGGCCCAGTGGTCCGCCGGCGTCGCGAGCTACGAACCCGACGCCTCGGGTTGGTATGTGTTGGCCAGCTCCGGATCCCTGGCCCGGTACGGCGCGGCCGCGCTGCTGCTGGCGCCGATCAGCCTGCTGCTTGGCGGCACCCTGACCTTGTTGATTCGATTCCTGGTGGGCCAGGACGTTGCGGGGGTCGGGGGGCACGTCGGTCGGCTGTACGCGGTGAACACGGCCGGCGCGGCCTTGGGCTGCCTCTCGACCGACACCTGGCTCGTCCCGGTGCTCGGCTTGTCGTGGACCCAGGGCGTGGCCGTCGGGGGCAACCTGTTCGCGGCGTTCGGGGCATTGTGGTTGGCGCGGTCGCTCGCGGGGACGCCTCTCCCGAGGCCGGCGACCTCGTTGCCGGGAGATCCCCCGCGGCTCGGGGGACTGGCGGGGGTCGTCGCGCTGAGCGGCTTTCTCGCGATGGCGATGCAGATCGTCTGGTTTCGTCACCTGATCTCGATCTACGGCGCGAGTCGCGAGGTCTTCTCGATCCTGTTGACCGCGATCCTGTGCGGAATCTGGGTCGGATCCTGGCTCGGGGGCGAGGCGGCCCGGCGCTGGCGACGCCCCGGGGCGATCTACGCGATCTGCGTCGCGGGCTTCGTCGCCACCACCCTGGTCGCGCTCGGTTGGGCCAGCGTCGGGTCCGGGAGCGATTTCTCAGCAGAGGTCGCCGGTGCGAAGCCTTCGTGGTGGACGGTCTACGGCGTCATGATCACGGACGTCGGCTGGAGCGTCGTCATTCCCGCCGCCTTCTCGGGCGCGGTCTTTCCCGTGGCGAATGCGCTCGCGCAACGCGACGCGGGGCGGGTCGGCGCGCACGCTGGGCTTCTCTATCTGTGCAACACGCTCGGGGGCGTGGCGGGATCCCTGTTGGCGGGTTTCGTCCTGCTGCCCAGCTGGGGGGTGCAGGGCACGACGACCGTGGTCGTGGTGACGGCGCTCGCCGCGCTGGTGCTCCTCGGTGCGACCACCCGGCGCTCCGGTGGGCTGGGTGTGGTGGGTGCGGCCGGCGTTGGCGTCGGCATCGCGCTGGTGGCCTGGTCGACCTTGCCCGCGGACCACCTGCTGCTGCGCTCGCTCCCCGAGCGACTCCGGCAGGACGCCCAGCAGATCCTGGCGGCACGCGAGGGCGTCAACGAGACGATCGCGGTCACCGAGCGCGACGGCTATTGGCTCGAGCTCGTGACGAACGGGTACAACATGTCCGCGACGACGGTCGCGGCCCAGCGCTACATGCGTGCCTTCTCGCACCTGCCCGCGCTCGTCGGTGACGTGCGCACGGCGATGGTGATGTGCTTCGGCGTGGGCAACACGACCCACGCCCTCCTGCTCCACGAGGGCGTGGAGCGCGTCGATGTCGTCGATCTCTCGCGGGACGTGCTGGAACACGCGCGCTACTTCGCCCCGGTCAACGGAGAGCCCCTGGCGGATCCGCGGGTTCGGGTGCACGTCAACGATGCGCGTCATCACCTGCGCATGGCCGCGCCCGACACCTACGATCTCGTGACGGGTGAGCCGCCGCCGCTGCGACACGCCGGCATCGTCAACCTCTACACCCACGAGTTCTTCATCCTCGCGCGGCGCGCGCTGCGCGAGGGCGGGATGCTCAGCTACTGGCTGCCGATCGCCCAGCTCGACGAGGCCGTGGCGGTGGCGATCGCGGCTGCGTTCGTCGACGTGTTTCCCGAGTCGGTGCTCGTCGCAGGTCATGGGCAGCACCTGCTCCTGTTGGGGCGCAAGGACCAGCCGATCGTCCTCGACCCCGAGCGGGTCGCGACGGCGCTCGCCGAGCAACCGCGGGTGCGGGAGGACCTGCGCGCGATCTCCCTCGCGACGCCGGGGGAACTCTTCGGTGCTCTGCTGGCCGACGGGGAGGGGTTGCGCCGGGCCACCGACGGCGCGACGCCCCTGCGCGACGACCACCCGATCCTCGAGTACGGGCATCGCGAGTTCGGGGACGGTGTGGCCCGTGATCCGCTCTTCCCGGTGCCCGAGGTCGCGGCCTGGTGCCCAGGCTGCGCTTCCTTGCCCGAGCGGGATCAGCAGGAGATCCGCGGGCACCGCGAAATCCTGCGGCGCTTCTTCCTGCGCGGCGCCTTCCTGGGGAACCCGCGGCGCTTCGGCAACGATCCCCTCACGCCCGACGCGCTGCGCGCACTCACCCAGAGCTTCTACTTGCAGAACCTGCTGGCGCGGGCCCCGGCAGCCCAGCGGCGTGCGCGTACCGAGTTGCGCCACGGTCGGGCCGACGCCGCGCGCGCCGATCTCGAGGGTTTGTTGGTCTCCCAACCCGGGCGTCACCTCGCGCGGGTCGACCTGGCGGCGAGCTGGCTCGCCTTGGGCGAACCCGAGAAGGCACGCCGCGAGCTCGCGTGGGTGCTCGAGCGCGTGCCGGATCACACCGCCGCGCTGGGGCTCTGGCACCAGGCCGGCTTCGCGCCGATCTCGGCGGGGGCGTCGTCTATACTGCGCCCGTGA
- a CDS encoding tetratricopeptide repeat protein has product MPRWQQFFFGLGLAVWIGVWGLGLTTAWQSDQRLPALWVDEGRDVAAASERGDWGEASERSRIRWVLHGRADALLQESNDLAVRARDPELGVAALRHVLALRPYAHGARLQLAGALSQQGRREEAIAELRWILAVDPNHPGARRMLAGFRRGRG; this is encoded by the coding sequence ATGCCCCGGTGGCAGCAGTTCTTCTTCGGCCTCGGCCTGGCGGTGTGGATCGGGGTCTGGGGGCTCGGCCTGACCACCGCCTGGCAGAGCGACCAGCGGCTGCCCGCGCTCTGGGTGGACGAGGGGCGCGACGTGGCCGCCGCCAGCGAACGCGGCGATTGGGGCGAAGCTTCCGAGCGTTCGCGGATCCGCTGGGTCCTGCATGGGCGCGCCGATGCGCTCCTGCAGGAGTCGAACGATCTCGCCGTGCGCGCGCGCGACCCCGAGCTGGGCGTCGCGGCACTGCGCCACGTACTCGCGCTCCGGCCCTACGCACACGGGGCGCGTCTCCAGCTCGCCGGGGCGCTGTCTCAACAGGGTCGACGCGAAGAGGCGATCGCCGAGCTGCGCTGGATCCTCGCGGTCGACCCCAACCACCCGGGCGCGCGCCGCATGCTGGCGGGCTTTCGGAGAGGCCGCGGATGA
- a CDS encoding HTTM domain-containing protein, protein MSALREACARVFALDLRSLGVFRILLGVLVLGDAWSRGRFAAAFYSDAGFLPRALAREVAPEWVVPIHFWSGAPSVETALLAVSGVLATLLILGIAPRWMCLSLWVLGRSLVQRNPMASYGADSLLLWLLFWGAWLPLGERFAWRRGGRASDASPTVWSAASVGLSLQVLWLYVFAGVEKTGPMWFDGTALNNALGLSYWQLPVGQFLRSFPALCAALTPAVLVFEVAGPLLLYSPCKTVPIRTVGILAFLGFQLGLGLSLDLGWFPLVSSLALVPLIPGALWDRWGAAEPRWSAAPRWTSGVGASLAVAGLLVASVGVGVGFRLDVDLWPASLNRALETAGLQQRWEMFKNVPPFDTRLVPHGVLEDGRRVDLSRFADPGWAPVREALGTTRGRRYQVWLATHPAPRHHQRMARWLCQQWRDAEVSEGALREVRLFRVRRVFTPDGGYGEPEPVLRQRVACN, encoded by the coding sequence GTGAGCGCGCTCCGCGAGGCGTGCGCGCGCGTCTTCGCGCTCGATCTGCGCTCGCTCGGCGTGTTCCGGATCTTGCTCGGGGTGCTCGTCCTCGGCGACGCCTGGAGCCGCGGTCGCTTCGCCGCCGCGTTCTACAGCGACGCAGGCTTTCTGCCGCGCGCCCTGGCGCGGGAAGTGGCGCCCGAGTGGGTCGTGCCGATCCACTTCTGGTCCGGCGCGCCTTCCGTCGAGACGGCGCTGCTGGCCGTGAGCGGCGTGCTGGCGACCCTGCTGATTCTCGGGATTGCGCCGCGCTGGATGTGCCTCTCGCTGTGGGTGCTCGGGCGATCGCTCGTGCAGCGGAACCCGATGGCTTCCTACGGTGCCGACTCCCTGTTGCTCTGGCTCTTGTTCTGGGGGGCGTGGTTGCCACTCGGCGAGCGCTTCGCGTGGCGGCGGGGAGGCAGGGCGTCCGACGCATCGCCCACCGTGTGGTCGGCGGCCAGCGTCGGACTCTCGCTGCAGGTCCTTTGGCTCTACGTCTTCGCGGGCGTCGAGAAGACCGGTCCGATGTGGTTCGACGGGACGGCGCTCAACAACGCGCTCGGGCTCTCGTATTGGCAGCTGCCCGTCGGGCAGTTCCTCCGCAGTTTCCCGGCCCTGTGCGCTGCGTTGACACCGGCCGTGCTCGTCTTCGAAGTGGCGGGGCCGCTGCTGCTCTATTCGCCCTGCAAGACGGTTCCGATCCGGACCGTCGGGATTCTGGCGTTCCTCGGGTTCCAGCTGGGGCTGGGGCTCTCCCTCGATCTGGGTTGGTTCCCGCTGGTCTCGAGTCTGGCGCTGGTGCCCTTGATCCCGGGCGCACTCTGGGACCGCTGGGGAGCGGCCGAGCCGCGCTGGAGTGCCGCCCCTCGCTGGACGTCGGGAGTCGGCGCCAGTCTCGCCGTCGCAGGGCTACTCGTGGCGAGCGTGGGGGTCGGTGTCGGGTTTCGTCTCGACGTCGACCTCTGGCCGGCCTCCCTGAACCGCGCCCTCGAGACCGCGGGGCTTCAGCAGCGCTGGGAGATGTTCAAGAACGTCCCGCCCTTCGATACGCGTCTGGTGCCCCACGGCGTGTTGGAGGACGGGCGTCGCGTCGATCTCTCGCGCTTCGCCGATCCTGGCTGGGCGCCGGTACGTGAGGCGCTCGGGACCACGCGCGGTCGGCGCTACCAGGTATGGCTCGCGACCCATCCGGCGCCGCGGCACCACCAGCGGATGGCGCGCTGGCTGTGCCAGCAGTGGCGGGACGCGGAGGTTTCCGAAGGGGCGCTGCGCGAGGTTCGGCTGTTCCGCGTCCGGCGCGTGTTCACCCCTGACGGGGGCTACGGCGAGCCCGAGCCCGTGCTTCGCCAACGGGTGGCGTGCAACTGA
- a CDS encoding outer membrane beta-barrel protein: MRILATTGALLLAALFASTAQADDEIESHRTGPYIGVLFGAALPNFEGETFFTPPPFESRVEEQPSLAISGRAGVRVHKNIAIEGQYQWVREWDSETRNERCSKSNAQIITGNVKVFAPFDAVHPYLLGGVGAGRYKTSVRQVNFDAAGNACTPTTRVGFRDDHWELNLRVGGGFEVYLSRNVVLNVEASTIYSERRLLGESFPFVDVSGGLQYRF; encoded by the coding sequence ATGCGAATCCTTGCAACGACCGGGGCGCTCCTGCTGGCCGCCCTCTTCGCGTCGACGGCGCAGGCCGACGACGAGATCGAGTCGCACCGCACCGGTCCGTACATCGGCGTGCTGTTCGGGGCCGCGCTTCCCAACTTCGAAGGCGAGACGTTCTTTACGCCGCCGCCCTTCGAGAGCCGGGTCGAAGAGCAGCCCAGCCTCGCGATCAGCGGACGGGCTGGCGTGCGGGTGCACAAGAACATCGCGATCGAGGGCCAGTACCAGTGGGTCCGCGAGTGGGACTCGGAGACGCGGAACGAGCGCTGCTCGAAGTCGAACGCGCAGATCATCACCGGCAACGTGAAGGTCTTCGCGCCCTTCGATGCGGTGCACCCCTACCTGCTCGGCGGCGTGGGCGCCGGTCGTTACAAGACCTCGGTGCGCCAGGTCAACTTCGACGCAGCGGGGAACGCCTGTACGCCCACCACTCGCGTCGGTTTCCGCGACGATCACTGGGAGCTGAACCTGCGGGTCGGCGGTGGCTTCGAGGTCTACCTCAGCCGCAACGTGGTGCTGAACGTCGAAGCGAGCACGATCTACTCGGAGCGACGCCTGCTCGGCGAGAGCTTCCCCTTCGTCGACGTATCGGGCGGTCTCCAGTACCGCTTCTAG